GCACGGTACAACCCAGCCAGATTATTCAGACTGGTGGCCACATCGGGATGGTCGGCCCCGAGGCGAGTCTCCGCCAAGGTGAGGCACCGGCGATACCAGTCTTCTGCTGGTTGCCATAGGCTTTGCTCTGCGTAGAACCGGGCCAGCCCAACGTAGGGCCAGAGATAATCATCGTCGGTTAGGTGGGCCGTCAGGTCGGTGGCGACGGCTTCTAGGTGGGGGATGGCAGTTTGTACCCGGCCAATATCTGCCTGGGTGACGGTTGGGGGGATAGTTTTGGCAAGGTTCGTCAGGGTAGTGGCAACAGCCTGCTTCAGGGCAGGAGCTTCCTGGCAGAGTTCTTGGGTCAGCTTGGCAGCAAAAAACTCCCGTATCAGTTGGTGCAGTTCATAGCGCTGGTCTCCCTGGCGTGTCAACAAACTGCAACCCAGAAGGTGGTCATCTCGGCAAGCTTCCAGTGCCTCTAAGTCCCAAGTTGGCTGGTACTGGTTCACCACCTGTTCCACCAAGGGCCAGGGAATAGGAGCTAGGGCAAACAGGCTGAGCAAGCCGCAGAGTATCCGTGCCTCTGGGGGCAGTTCTTCCCAACTGAGTTCAAAGGCGGCTGCTACCCCCCGCTGAGCTGTCATCTGCTCAGCCCGCTCCAAGGCCGGAGCAGCTAACCTTTTTGCCTCTAGCCGCTCTAGCAGGGCTGCCAAGCTCAAGTCTAGCTTGCGAGCTAGGTAGCGCCCCACCAATTCCAGCCCCAGGGGCAAATAGCCTAACCACGCACACAACCGTCGGGCATCGGCAGCTTGACAATCAACGCGCCCTGGATCATCCACCAACACCCGCAACAGTTCTAGGGCAGCCTCCTCGGTCAACACCTCTAGCTCTAGCTGCTGGGCTGGGGCAAGCAGCTTTAAGCGAGTGGTGATGAGCACTCGAAATCGGTAATCCAGCAGGTGCAAGTAGGGCTGAATGGCCTTATAGTCTGTGACATCATCCAGCACGACTAGAATTGGCTCTCCTGGCCAGCGGCGACAAACCCACTGCACCCTTTCCGGCAAGGTTTCTGGGGTGTCGGGTGGTTCCGGGAGTCCCAACTGGATGCGGGCAAAGGCCAACAATCCCAAACCCACGTCCTCTGCCCTGACATTGAGCCAGCACAGACCGCCGGGATAGGTATGAGTCCGCAAATGTTGGTAAGCATATTGCAACACGAGTTCGGTCTTGCCCACACCCCCCATTCCCGATACGGACGTGATGGCAACGGTGGAAGTGGCTTGTAACTTCTCATGCACCTGCTTCAGAACCTCTTCTCGCCCGACAAACTGTACGACCCCACTTAGGGGTAAGTTGCTGGGAATCCCCACAGGTTTTGGGGCCGTGTCGGTGCTGGTGACCCAAACCGTCTCCAAGGTTGGGTCAATGCCATGCTGCCGCAGATGCTCTTGCCAGTCTTGATCCTCAGTCACCAAGGTCAGGGGTGTAGCTTCCAGGGATGCGGGTCGTTTAGGGTTTTGGTGCCAGTGCAGCACGGCCACCACCAGCCCGTCACAGACCACGGCTGCCCCGGAGGTGCCCTGCCAGGGCGACTGCTGCTGTGCTGGTGCCTGGGCTACTTCTAGCTCGCTGGGGGTGCGCTTGGGTTCCACCACGAGCAACCCATCTGGGGAGGTATCCCCTAGGTGGATCTGGCCTGGAATTGCGCGGCGGCCAGACTGGTTGCCTGTCTCCCCTTGGGTAAAGGCCCAACGGGGAAAGCCCGCCATCTGAAAGGGCAGTGACCCCGACTGGGCTGGGGGCAGTTGGCCCAAACCCACGGGTTCCCAAGCAGGCAGGGTATCAGGCAGTTCCACGAGGGCAATATCCGCTTGGGGGGCCATCCACACGACTTGCGCGTCCACGCTGCCAAAACCAGTTTTGTCTCGCACTTGGCAGGGGCCAACCCCAGCGAACAGGTGGGCACAGGTGAGGACTAAGCGTCCCCCTAGGCCATAGCCAGAGCCATGCTGGGAGGCGATGATTTCTAGGGCACGCTGGGGTGCAAAGGAGCGCATGGGCAGGGGGTGGGATTACTGGTGTCCAATCTAACCAAGGAATGAGGGATGTCAAGGTTTTGCTGGATGGACTCAGCATGATGGGGCGTTGCTAAATGGAGACGATTTCAATTTCGTGCTATCTGAACCTCAAGCATGGCAAAGGTTTTAGCATGTTTTCCACAATGGATAACCCCATGCGCGGGAGAGGGGCTTAGGTGTCTCTTGCCAATCTGGAATGACTAATGCTTATGAACCCCTTGCCTACTCTCTGATTACCAGCGTTTGTCCTGTACTTAGAGGATATTTGAAAATACAGAGATGGTAGTGAAATTCTTGCACTCGCTCCCCCCTGACTCCCCTTAAAAAGGGGGGAACCGAGCCAGCGTGAACTGAAGTCCCCCTTAAAAGGGGGATTGAGGGGAATCGGAGGCCCTGTAACCTAGCAAAATATACTTTCCAAATATCCTCTTAGGGTTTAATTGGGGTTTAAGGCTATTGTGCTATCAGTTGACGGGTTTCTCGAGCGGCGGAGCGCATGGCTTGTTCGGGGGTCAGACGTTTGGTGAAGGCAGCACTTAGGTATCGTTGTAGGATGTCGGAGGCTTGGGCATATTGAGGCGTAAGGGGTCGCAGGACGGCATTTTGGGCGATCGCCAACAGTTGCGGAAAGTGAGGATACTTGGCAACAATCTCAGCATCGGTAAACAGGGCTGTGCGGGTAGGCATGTAACCTCCAAACAGGGCGATGTGGCGCTGACTGTCAGCACTGGTAAGAAACTGAACGGCCTGCCATGCTACCTCTGGGTGTTTGGTGGTACGGGCAATTCCCAAACCCCATCCCCCTTTACAAGCTCCGCTGGTAGCTCCTGGGCCATGCACCATGGGCACTAGGTCAAATTTACCTTGAATAGGAGAATCGGGCTTGTTGGCCAAGGCCCAGACATAGGGCCAGCTCCGGAGAAATACAGCCTCTCCTGCCTGAAACAGATAGCGCCCATCTTCTTCGCGGTAGGTAATGACACCAGCGGGAGATAGTTGCTGGTCGATCGTGCTGACCAAAAATTGCACGGCCTGGATAGCTTCTGGGCGGTCTAGGCCAACTTCCTGATTGTCTGGATTAATCCAGAAGCCGCCAAATCCGTGCAGAATTTCAACAAACATGGCGACGGCTCCTTCATATTGCCGTCCTTGCCAGAGATAGCCCCAGCTAGCTTGGCCTTGACGTTGGAGGGTTTGCCCAATCTGCATTAACTCACCAAAGGTCTGAGGTGGTGTATATCCGGCTTGCTGGAGCAGGTCTCGGCGATAGTAAAGTACACCGATGTCGCTGCGCACGGGGATGCGATAGAGGTGACCGCGATAGCGCCCCGCCGCAACGTCAGCAGCTAGGAACTCGTCTAACTCTGCCGCAGTGATGCGATCGCTGAGGTCTTGCAACCATCCAGCCGCTGCAAACTTTGGTGTCCAAGTTACATCCATATACACCAAGTCATAGGGAGAGTCACCCAGGAGGAAGGCAGCCGTGGATAAATC
The sequence above is drawn from the Cyanobacteriota bacterium genome and encodes:
- a CDS encoding tetratricopeptide repeat protein, with translation MRSFAPQRALEIIASQHGSGYGLGGRLVLTCAHLFAGVGPCQVRDKTGFGSVDAQVVWMAPQADIALVELPDTLPAWEPVGLGQLPPAQSGSLPFQMAGFPRWAFTQGETGNQSGRRAIPGQIHLGDTSPDGLLVVEPKRTPSELEVAQAPAQQQSPWQGTSGAAVVCDGLVVAVLHWHQNPKRPASLEATPLTLVTEDQDWQEHLRQHGIDPTLETVWVTSTDTAPKPVGIPSNLPLSGVVQFVGREEVLKQVHEKLQATSTVAITSVSGMGGVGKTELVLQYAYQHLRTHTYPGGLCWLNVRAEDVGLGLLAFARIQLGLPEPPDTPETLPERVQWVCRRWPGEPILVVLDDVTDYKAIQPYLHLLDYRFRVLITTRLKLLAPAQQLELEVLTEEAALELLRVLVDDPGRVDCQAADARRLCAWLGYLPLGLELVGRYLARKLDLSLAALLERLEAKRLAAPALERAEQMTAQRGVAAAFELSWEELPPEARILCGLLSLFALAPIPWPLVEQVVNQYQPTWDLEALEACRDDHLLGCSLLTRQGDQRYELHQLIREFFAAKLTQELCQEAPALKQAVATTLTNLAKTIPPTVTQADIGRVQTAIPHLEAVATDLTAHLTDDDYLWPYVGLARFYAEQSLWQPAEDWYRRCLTLAETRLGADHPDVATSLNNLAGLYRALGRYAEAEPSYVRSLEIVFKTLGQDHPSTQTVFNNFVTCLQAAVAAGQAGELSDHPLTQAMLAMLTEER
- a CDS encoding ABC transporter substrate-binding protein, whose amino-acid sequence is MLRPLRSLPTPLTFTILSVVIILLCAIGLITRLPSVASPPITLSLLLPSPEIPMWKPLAQKFEQRYPRSRLNLVEAPSSPDLLEDLSTAAFLLGDSPYDLVYMDVTWTPKFAAAGWLQDLSDRITAAELDEFLAADVAAGRYRGHLYRIPVRSDIGVLYYRRDLLQQAGYTPPQTFGELMQIGQTLQRQGQASWGYLWQGRQYEGAVAMFVEILHGFGGFWINPDNQEVGLDRPEAIQAVQFLVSTIDQQLSPAGVITYREEDGRYLFQAGEAVFLRSWPYVWALANKPDSPIQGKFDLVPMVHGPGATSGACKGGWGLGIARTTKHPEVAWQAVQFLTSADSQRHIALFGGYMPTRTALFTDAEIVAKYPHFPQLLAIAQNAVLRPLTPQYAQASDILQRYLSAAFTKRLTPEQAMRSAARETRQLIAQ